The region CATTGTCCATGTTGACGACGCTTACGTCAGAAGGATCTATCCCGTTATAGGAAGGATCGCCCGAAACCGAAGCTCCGGTTACAATGAAATAAGGCTGGTCCTCGTCAACTGAATCATCGTCAACCCCTTTCACAGTAACAGTTTGCGGTGTATTCCAGTTTGAAGGAGTGAAAACGAGGCTTGAAGGAGACACCAATCCTTCTGTCTGGTCAGAGCTTGTGAGACCTATAGTTACATCCGATGAAGGCGCAGAACCAAGCACGACTGTGAAGGTTGCAAAGCTTCCGTCTTCAGACGTGTTTCCAATTATCTGGCTTACTGATATACTTCCTGGCACAGGCGGAGTTTTTACTTCAACAACCAAAGCATAGGCTGTGATGAGATTCGTGCTCAATTTGATGGCGCTGTCACCGCTCCTTGTTGAAGGAACGCTTATCCAGATATTTTCCGAGTGATCATAGGCCATAGCTTTTATATCATCTTCGCTGTAACCGTCTGGAATCAAAGCTTTATCATATGGAATGGAAACGGTCATATCGGAACTGCTTTTTGCGCCTGTTTCTGACAGAACTATGCCTCCTACAAGAGCGTGACCATCAGGTATTTCTGGTATAAAGACGTCTGATCTTCCTGATTTTGACAAGGTTCTCCCTACACCGCTATTCCACCCATGGCCAACCGCGTATGTAAGGATACCTACCCCGCTCATTTCAAAACCCTGAGTTTGGAAACTCCCAGGGTCAGGGCATGACGTGCCTTGGGGAATCGTTAAGGTGCAGCCTGGCACAGATCCTCCTCCCTGGGCTGATTGGGTTAAAAACGTAATTGATCCTGAGAGTCCACCAAAGCTTCCACTACCATTTGTAAAACTGATGACAGCTCCTGATTCTACGGTTATACCATTCAGTGTGCCAAGGTTTGTTACAGAACCATTAATCAGGCCTCCTGATATGACCGAGCCCGAACTTATAGTTAGGGTGCCTGAAGGACCTTGAGTCCCTGCCGGAGAGAAACCTGATAATATTCCATAGTTTGTAAATGATCCTGAGATTGTGCCTCCGAATATGGTTCCATTATTTACAGAACCTGAAACAGTTCCTCCTGCGTTGTTAAGTATCGTTCCTGCTGAAAGAGTTACGCCGCTTAAAAGCCCTTGGTTACCTGAGTTTCCGGATATTGTTCCTCCTGAAACTGTTCCGCTGTTTATGAGGTTTGTAAGGATGGCGTTGTTTGTTATTGTGCCTCCGACCAAAACTGTCACGCCTGTGTGGTCAGTGTTGTTCGGAAGGGTAGTGCCTGCGCCTATGACCTGATTATTATAGCTAATCTCAGGATTTGAAGGATCAGGTGGTTGTGGCGGCGGTGGGGCGCTGTCATTGTCTGTGTTCGTGACCGATACATCAGAAGGATTGATTCCATTATAATTGGCATCTTGGCTTATTGCCGCAGATGTAATTATCTGGTAGCTTTTATTACCGTCATATGTCGAGTCATCAACGCCTGTAACTGTCACTGTTTGCGGAGTGTTCCAGTTCGCGACCGTAAATGTCAGACTAAATGGCGATACTGTTCCCTCTGAGGTGTTGCTTGATGCCATATTGATAGTTACGTCTGCCGTTGGCATGCAATCGAGAACAACGGTGAACGTTGCCGTTCCTACTGATTCTGTTGTCGTGAGTCCGCTTGTTGGCGTAACTATTATTCCGCGGATACCGCCACCTGAAACAGCGAATGTGTATGGGTTAGTGCCTGTTGTGTCATTTGCTATGCTCAATGTAGCAGTTCTTGTGCTTGGGCCTGCCGGGTCGAATGTCACTGTGAATGTGCTTGTTCCGCTTGTTGCCGCTATGGGTGACGACGGCTGGCTCGAAACAGTGAACTCTGCCGAGTTCGCTCCTGTGACCGCGACCTTTGTGGCTCCTGTCAGATTAAGAGCGGCAGATCCTGTGTTTTTGATGGTGAAGGTTCTTTGAACGGTCGATCCTGTTACTGCAATGGTTCCAAAATTCGTATGGTCTGCGGCAGAGGGTGAATTGTTCCCGTTTGCTATAGCCGTGGAATTCCCCTCAACGCCCATGACAGGCGCTGATGTTCCTGTGCCCTGTATGTCAAAATTGTATGGGTTTTCATTTGAATCGTCATTAGTGATGTTGATTGAGGCAGTCTTAAGACCGGTGGAGGAAGGATCGAACCTGACCGTAAATGTCGTGCTTGATCCGACATTTACAGATGCTGCAGGATCTGATGTTACTGTGAAGTCTGAAGCGTTTGCTCCTCCGATCACGACCTTGGGAGTTCCTGATATTGATAATGCAGATGACCCGGTATTTTCTATGGTAAAGGTTCTATTGACAGAGCCAGTGGCTATGTCCGCAGCTCCGAAGTCCGTATGATCTGCGGCCGAAGGGGTCGTATCCCCATCTGTGATAGATACACTTCCTCCAAGTATATTTATTTCTGGGTGGTCATCGTCATCTGTAATTGTAGCGGTATGACTGGTTGTTGCTCCCTGGGCGGCGTTTGTTGGCACGCCCATATCTACTGTTACGGTCTCATCGTTCTCGTCTATTGCATCATCAGCTATTGTAATGGTTATATCAGCAGTTGTTGATCCTGCTGAAATGGTTAGCGGGCTTGCTGTGATGCTATAATCAGTTCCACTGCCGGTTGCTGTACTTGAAGCATTTACTGTGAAAGGTACAGTTACCGTTTTCCCACTAACAGCGGATAATTGGGCTGTAATGGTCATAGTACCACTTTCACCGGCGCTGCTTTGTGAAGCAGACGTAAAGCTTACTGTTGGGGCGGAATCGTCATCTGTAATTGTAGCGGTATGGCTGGTTACTGCTCCCTGGGTGGCATTTGTTGGTACACCCATATCTACTATTACAGTCTCATCGTTCTCGTCAATTGCATCATCAGCTATTGTAATGGTTATATCAGCAGTTGTTGATCCTGCCGGAATGGTGAGCGGGCTTGCTGTGATGCTATAATCAGTTCCACTGCCGGTTGCTGTACTTGAAGCATTTACTGTGAAAGGTACAGTTACCGTTTTTGCACTAGCCGCGGATAATTGGGCTGTAATGGTCATGGTACCACTTTCACCGGCGCTGCTCTGTGAAGCAGATGTAAAGCTTACTGTTGGCTCAAAATCGATAAAAAATACATAGGCAGCTCCGGCGTTTGCAGCAGAATTATCATCCTGATTCCCGTTGACTCCTGTTGAGATGCTGGCCTCAGAAGTCGCACCCATGACAACCGTATCTCCGCTAACAGAGACAGAGAGGCCAAACTGATCATCAACTCCAGTATTTGATGCTTTGAGATAGGCCTGCTGGGACCATATCGTACCGCTTCTAACGAAAACATAGGCCGAACCCGAGTTTGAAGCGGAATTATCACCTTGATTGCCGTCTATGCCTGTAGAACCGCTGGCTTCGGTATTTGCTCCAACTACAATACTATCTCCGCTGACAGCTACAGAACGTCCAAAACTATCACCAGCGCCTGTATTTGAGGCCTTGAGGTAGGCCTGCTGGGACCAGTTAATGCCGCTTCTTGTGAAAACATAGGCCGCACCAGAGTTTGGAGCGTTCTCATTGGTTTGATTTCCGTTTATGCCTATAGCACCGCTGCCTTCGTTAATTGCCCCAATGACTATCGTATCTCCGCTGACAGCTACAGAATCTCCAAAACCATCGCCAGCGCCTGTATTTGAGGCCTTGAGATAGGCCTGCTGGGACCATGTCGTGCCGCTTCTAACGAAAACATAGGCCGAGCCTGAGTTTAAAGCGGAATTATCACTTTGATTGCCATCTATGCCTATAGCACTGCTGTCTTCGTTATTTGCCCCAACGACAATAGTATCTCCGCTGACAGCTATAGAATCTCCAAAACCATCACCAGCGCCTGTATTTGAGGCCTTGAGATAGGCCTCTTGGGACCATGACGTGCCGCTTCTAACGAAAACATAGGCTGCGCCTGAGTTTGAAGCGGAGTTATCGCTTTGATTTCCGTCTATGCCTATAGCACTGCTGTCTTCGTTATTTGCCCCAACGACAATAGTATCGCCGCTGACAGCTACAGATAGTCCAAAACTATCACCAGCGCCTGTATTCGAGGCCTTGAGATAGGCCTGCTGGGACCAGATTCCGCCGATTAGAGTGAAAACATAGGCTGCGCCTGAGTTTGAAGCGGAATTATCGCCTTGATTTCCATTTATGCCTGTAGCATTGCCGTCTTCGTTACTCGCCCCCACTACAATAGTATCTCCGCTGACAGCTACAGAACGTCCAAAACTATCACCAGCGTCTGTATTCGAGGCTTTGAGATATGCCTGCTGAGACCATGTCGTGCCGCTTCTTGTGAAAACATAGACCGCACCTGAGCCGGAAGCTGAATTATCACTCGGATCTCCGTTTACTCCTGTTGCGCTGCTGGCCTCTCCACACGCACCCACAACCAAGGTATCACCGCTTACAGAGACTGAATAGCCAAAGGAATCAGCAGCGTCTGTGTTAGAAGCCTTCAAGTATGCCTGCTGCTGGGCGAGGGGATCTATGACTATTGGGTAAATGGCGTCCCTGTCATCCACCACGAAACCAACATAATTATTACTCACGGTCATGCGGGAAGGAAGGTTTCTGCCTTTGGAATCCTTTACAGTCAGGCCTGAGTAAGTCACAATTTCCCTGCCAAGTCCGTTCACAAGCGTAAGGCCCTTTCCGTCTTTATTAAGACGCGGCGATAGGTTACCCCTAAGCTCCATGGTAAGCTCAAGTTCTACTTCATCGCCTGATGGCCTTTCCTTTAATGTGTATCCATGCTCAAGACCTTTTTTATCGTTTATCCACCACTCAGTGAGGCTTGAATCCCAAACAGCAGAAATATATCCGCCTTCTGATGAAAGACCGGCCTTTCCCATAATCCTCCAGCAAGCTTCTCCCCTTCCATAGGCTTTAAGGGAAAATCCCCAGCTCCATTCCTTTTCAGATGGAGCCACAATAAAACCTGTGCCGTCAAAAACAGCTTGCCAGTTTTGGGACTTGTTAAATGCACGAAGGCCTTCATCGCATTCTTCGGCCTTGTACTGGTCTGCCTCAATCTGGGATTTTATGCTTTCCCACTGTGAAGCTGTAATGCCTACTGGTGTTTGGCCATATTTGACCTGATCTGCCCAGGAAAGTGATGAGAAAAGAAGCGCTGCGGATAGGGCGAAAAAAGAAAAAATGGCTGGAATGGACTTTCTGGCTGCTTTGATTCTTTCTGACAGACCTTTTTTCATAATACTCTTACCTGTTAAAAAAAATAATATATAAATGAGTCGGGCTCGATATTTAATGCGGCTGAATTAAGGAGCCCTTGAAAACTTCTTTTTTGCCGAAATTCAATCAGGCTGTGCCAGCAACGTACTACAATCCTCATTTATAACCGAATAAACTTCGGTTCTTAGTACGACGCTGCTGATTCATTTGGGCTATCTATCACATCAAAAATTCTAATTTTTATAGACACCCTGTTATTATATCGCAATAATCACAGGCACCTTTCACCTTGATAATCTGGGTACCCAAAAACAAAAAAAGAAAAACATTGTTTTTTATAAAAAGCAATTTTTTTATTTTTGTTGCTTTTTTCAATCTGTAATAAAATTGTTCAGCTATTTTGGCAGGGCGCGTCTTAAAGGCCGAAAACATAAAATGAGGGTGATAAATTGTTTTAAGTATTCGTTATGATAAAGAATAGCACATTGAAGTTTACATATTTTCTTATATAATCAAGAATAATAAATAGTTAAAGACAGAATAACTAAATGGCGTTTTATTGATCTTTAACAAAACAGGCTGGCATATTAATTTTGTTCCAAAAAAATAGCCATGCAAGTATTTTTTATAAGTCTGATAATTAGCTAACTAACTAAAAAATACTTATTTTGAAATGCGAGCGGCGAGATCTCAGCGTCGAACTCGAATCCTAATTTATCACCTCATATAAGTGCGCCGCTTCATTGCTACCCATCAAAAATTCTAATTATTAGCGGCACCCTATATTTTTACCACTATTTTTTTTTATTTTCATCGCCCCGCCTTATATGAAAATTTATCCAGCCAGGCCTTAATTCCCTTGCGACACGAAGAGTGGCAAGTGGAGGAAGATGAGGTGATTTCAGTTTTGGGGAACCTATCATCTGAGAAAGATAGATCCCTGAATGGCCACTACACAGATAAGACAGGAAACAGGCAATGGCAAAATAGATGGCATACTGTGAGCCAAAGAGCTCTATGCCCATAAGAGTGCAGGCCAGCGGAGTATTGGCTGCTCCGGCAAACACTGCCACAAAACCAAGACCTGCAAAAAGATCCACGGGTGCG is a window of Desulforegula conservatrix Mb1Pa DNA encoding:
- a CDS encoding beta strand repeat-containing protein, translated to MKKGLSERIKAARKSIPAIFSFFALSAALLFSSLSWADQVKYGQTPVGITASQWESIKSQIEADQYKAEECDEGLRAFNKSQNWQAVFDGTGFIVAPSEKEWSWGFSLKAYGRGEACWRIMGKAGLSSEGGYISAVWDSSLTEWWINDKKGLEHGYTLKERPSGDEVELELTMELRGNLSPRLNKDGKGLTLVNGLGREIVTYSGLTVKDSKGRNLPSRMTVSNNYVGFVVDDRDAIYPIVIDPLAQQQAYLKASNTDAADSFGYSVSVSGDTLVVGACGEASSATGVNGDPSDNSASGSGAVYVFTRSGTTWSQQAYLKASNTDAGDSFGRSVAVSGDTIVVGASNEDGNATGINGNQGDNSASNSGAAYVFTLIGGIWSQQAYLKASNTGAGDSFGLSVAVSGDTIVVGANNEDSSAIGIDGNQSDNSASNSGAAYVFVRSGTSWSQEAYLKASNTGAGDGFGDSIAVSGDTIVVGANNEDSSAIGIDGNQSDNSALNSGSAYVFVRSGTTWSQQAYLKASNTGAGDGFGDSVAVSGDTIVIGAINEGSGAIGINGNQTNENAPNSGAAYVFTRSGINWSQQAYLKASNTGAGDSFGRSVAVSGDSIVVGANTEASGSTGIDGNQGDNSASNSGSAYVFVRSGTIWSQQAYLKASNTGVDDQFGLSVSVSGDTVVMGATSEASISTGVNGNQDDNSAANAGAAYVFFIDFEPTVSFTSASQSSAGESGTMTITAQLSAASAKTVTVPFTVNASSTATGSGTDYSITASPLTIPAGSTTADITITIADDAIDENDETVIVDMGVPTNATQGAVTSHTATITDDDSAPTVSFTSASQSSAGESGTMTITAQLSAVSGKTVTVPFTVNASSTATGSGTDYSITASPLTISAGSTTADITITIADDAIDENDETVTVDMGVPTNAAQGATTSHTATITDDDDHPEINILGGSVSITDGDTTPSAADHTDFGAADIATGSVNRTFTIENTGSSALSISGTPKVVIGGANASDFTVTSDPAASVNVGSSTTFTVRFDPSSTGLKTASINITNDDSNENPYNFDIQGTGTSAPVMGVEGNSTAIANGNNSPSAADHTNFGTIAVTGSTVQRTFTIKNTGSAALNLTGATKVAVTGANSAEFTVSSQPSSPIAATSGTSTFTVTFDPAGPSTRTATLSIANDTTGTNPYTFAVSGGGIRGIIVTPTSGLTTTESVGTATFTVVLDCMPTADVTINMASSNTSEGTVSPFSLTFTVANWNTPQTVTVTGVDDSTYDGNKSYQIITSAAISQDANYNGINPSDVSVTNTDNDSAPPPPQPPDPSNPEISYNNQVIGAGTTLPNNTDHTGVTVLVGGTITNNAILTNLINSGTVSGGTISGNSGNQGLLSGVTLSAGTILNNAGGTVSGSVNNGTIFGGTISGSFTNYGILSGFSPAGTQGPSGTLTISSGSVISGGLINGSVTNLGTLNGITVESGAVISFTNGSGSFGGLSGSITFLTQSAQGGGSVPGCTLTIPQGTSCPDPGSFQTQGFEMSGVGILTYAVGHGWNSGVGRTLSKSGRSDVFIPEIPDGHALVGGIVLSETGAKSSSDMTVSIPYDKALIPDGYSEDDIKAMAYDHSENIWISVPSTRSGDSAIKLSTNLITAYALVVEVKTPPVPGSISVSQIIGNTSEDGSFATFTVVLGSAPSSDVTIGLTSSDQTEGLVSPSSLVFTPSNWNTPQTVTVKGVDDDSVDEDQPYFIVTGASVSGDPSYNGIDPSDVSVVNMDNDKGIFVPTQVSPENGALDVPMAPVLSMQEPAGAITRSIIESITGFGKHAKTKWQVSRSSDFAPFDLVFSITASTSLYSVTVPYLALTPDSTYFWRARFVDDKGNESDWSHSSKFTVVPVNPDDADNDGVADAFKISEATDLDADGTDDGSQTDMLRTRTASCDVMIALKKSTNTLAVESFISGQNTDIKTEGEPLGTVETRISVAEVGAEAEVLLYSSKAFDKSCGWKAFDIASGWYDYSPNASFSSDGKCVTVKLKDGGYGDSDGCANGKIVHKAALPKTDASVNDPEPPGSGSGGGGSCFIGSVSGSQKRLFFWFMTALVALLIRNMRTRQDSHGDRGHES